The Candidatus Dadabacteria bacterium genome segment TCCCGAGGAGGACGCAGAGGACAAACGAAGTCAGCCCGGCCCCAAAAGAACGGAAAGTTATATACTTGAAAACATTTAAGAAAATAAAGTCGTCTTTTAGAAGATGCAGAAAGTAGAGCATGGCTTATTTTTCGTAAAGCATCTGTATTACCGTTTCCATCTTCATTCCCCGGGACCCCTTCACAAGCACCAAGTCGTCCTCTCGGCACGTGTCAAGAAGCAGGGCCGCTGCCTCCTGCGGGCTCTCCGCCACGTGACATGCCGTCTGCCCTCGTACGGACGATACGAGCAACCGGGAGAATTCTCCCATGGCTATTACCATATGAAGACCGAGCTTCGAGATATGTTCCCCGATCATCTGGTGTTCTTTTTCGCTGTTTTCTCCCAGCTCAAGCATGTCCCCAAGAACCGCTACCGCCTTCGCCTTGCCGCGCCGGTGGGCGACGAGTTCATCAAGCGCCGCGCGCATCGAGTCGGGATTTGCGTTATATGAGTCGTTTATGACTCTGAAGCCGAAAGGGGTACGGATAACCTCAAGGCGCATGGCGGAGGGAACGTATTTCTCAAGACCTGCCAGTATCTCGCTCATTCCGCATCCGAGAGAATGCGCAAGAGCGGAGGCGGAAAGGGCATTTGAAACATTGTGAGCTCCTATTCCCCTTATTCTCGCTCTGGCGGACTGCTTGCCTATGTGTATCGTGAATTCGATGGACTCCATTTCCTCGTGGCTGATGTCGTCTGCCCTTATGAAAGCCTCCGGAGAGGCAACCCCGTATGTGATCTTCCGGCAGCGCACGCGGGCCGCTATCTTCTCCACCCAAGGATCGTCAATGTTTACGCAGAAAGTGTTTTCCTCTCCGAAGTTTTCAACCAATTCTCCTTTAGCCTTTGCGACTCCTTCCAGGTTTTTCATTCCCTCTAGGTGAGCTTTTCCTACAGTGGTGATCGTCCCCACATCGGGCGAGGCGATATCCGCGAGGGTTCTTATTTCTCCGAAAGAGTTCATCCCCATCTCGAGCACGCAGAAATCGTGGCTTTTCTCCAGTTTCAGAAGGTTGAGCGGAAGACCTATCTGATTGTTTAGGTTGCCGTGGGTGCTGAGCACGCTGCCTGATACGGACAGTATGCTGTGGGTCATGTTCTTGGTTGTAGTTTTTCCGTTCGAACCCGTAATGGCGACGACTTTTAGGTCGGGAAACGAATTTCTCCAGTGTCTTGACATCTCAAGGAGGGCTTTTTGCGTGGATTCGACTTTTATTATCGCGCCGCAGTTGCGTTTTGAGTTCTGTATTTGCAGGTATTTTTCCACTATCGCCCCCGCAGAGCCTTTTTCAAAAGCCTCGGCGACGTAATCGTGCCCGTCAAAGTTGGGCCCCTCTATGGCGACGAAGAGCTGGTTTTTCTCTATATTTCTGGAATCGATGGAGACCCCCGAAGCTCCAACCGGCATCTTGCCGCCGACGAGGCTCCCTCCCGTGGAATTTAACAGAAAGTCAAGGCTGAATCTCAAAGTCCTCTCCTTTCCCTGGCTTCAAGGTATTTTTCTGCGATCTCCCTGTCGTCAAAATGAATTTTCTCAGTGCCGATTATCTGGTAGTTCTCATGACCTTTTCCCGCTATAAGGACCGTGTCTCCAGGTACGGCTTTATCCACGGCGTTCTTTATGGCTTCCTCCCTTTCGGTTATTACCACTACCCCCGGATCTTGGGGTTCTACCCCCTCGGTCATATCTTCTATTATCCTCTCCGGATCCTCCGTTCTGGGGTTATCCGAAGTCACTATCAGCATGTCCGAATACCTGCGTCCCACAGCAGCCATAAGGGGGCGTTTTCCCCTGTCTCTGTCCCCTCCGCAACCCACGACAGTGATGAGTCTCTGAGCACAGAAAGGTTTCAGACACGCAAGCACGTTCTCAAGCGCGTCAGGGGTATGGGCGTAGTCCACAAAAACATCTATTCCCAGGCTGCTCTCAATTTTCTCGAGCCTTCCAGGGATGCGCCTGAGTTCACTCAGCGCTCTCCCGGTTGTCGCTGGGGACGAACCGAGAGAGAGGAGCGTTCCGGCTGCCGCCATCATGTTATAGAGGTTGTGTTTCCCCATGAGTTTTGAATCAAGTTCCACCTTGCCCCACGGGGTGGCCAGCGTGGCCTTTATACCTCCAGAATCAAGTGTGAAATTCTCCGCGAATACGACTGAGTCTTTTTTTTCCGTGGAAAACGTTATTTTCAGACCTTTTTTCGAGGCGGATATCCTGTTTGCGAAAGGATCATCCGCGTTTATTATCGAAAACACCTCTTTTTTTGCGCTTTTTTCGAGAATTTCCGAGAAAAGCCTTTCTTTCGCCCTGAAGTAATCTTCAAGCGTCTTGTGGTAGTCTAGGTGATCCTGGGTGAGATTCGTGAATATCGCCGCGTCGAAGTGACATCCGTCAACCCTTTTTAGATCAAGGGCGTGCGAGGACACTTCGACCGTGACGTTTGTCACTCCTGCGTCTTTCATTTCACGCAGCATGCTCATAAAAGCTATGGGATCAGGTGTTGTAAGGGATGCAGGTTCGGTCTTACCCATGTATCTGTTTTCTATTGTTCCCAAGAGACCCGTGTTTACCCCATCGGCTTTCCAGCCGGCTTCTATCATGTGAGACACAGTGGTTTTTCCGTTTGTCCCCGTCACCCCAACGACCTTCATTGCAAGGGAAGGGTGACCATGGAAATTGGAGGCGACAATGGATGCCGCAGCCCTAGAGTCGCTCGTTTTCGCAAAGGGAACTCCGAGGTCCGGAATTTCCGCTGAAATCTCCTCAAGCAGAAGTGCCACCGCTCCCTTTTCTACCGCGGAGGCGACGTAATTGTGCCCGTCGGTGACTTTGCCCCTGATGGCAATAAAAAGAGACCCCGGTTCCACATTCTGCGAGTTGAGAGTTATTCCCGTAATTTCCGTATCTCCCGGATTCTTGGATCCAGTTATAGCTTCGATTCCTGCGTTTCTCAGAACATCCGCTAATCTCATATGTTCTGCTTGAGGATGAAAGTGCAGTCTGTTCCCCTTCTTATCTTTTTCCCTGAAGGTGGATGCTGGCTGACCACGTAGCCGTTTCCTATGAACCTGACCGACACTTCCTCTTTTTCCGCCCACTTCATGACGGCTCTCGCACTTTTGTTCACCATGTCCGGCATGACCATTTTTTCAAGCTTTTCCTTGTCTGGAGGTATTTGCATGTAGAACAGGACTTTTTCAGTTATGGACTT includes the following:
- a CDS encoding UDP-N-acetylmuramoyl-tripeptide--D-alanyl-D-alanine ligase; translation: MRFSLDFLLNSTGGSLVGGKMPVGASGVSIDSRNIEKNQLFVAIEGPNFDGHDYVAEAFEKGSAGAIVEKYLQIQNSKRNCGAIIKVESTQKALLEMSRHWRNSFPDLKVVAITGSNGKTTTKNMTHSILSVSGSVLSTHGNLNNQIGLPLNLLKLEKSHDFCVLEMGMNSFGEIRTLADIASPDVGTITTVGKAHLEGMKNLEGVAKAKGELVENFGEENTFCVNIDDPWVEKIAARVRCRKITYGVASPEAFIRADDISHEEMESIEFTIHIGKQSARARIRGIGAHNVSNALSASALAHSLGCGMSEILAGLEKYVPSAMRLEVIRTPFGFRVINDSYNANPDSMRAALDELVAHRRGKAKAVAVLGDMLELGENSEKEHQMIGEHISKLGLHMVIAMGEFSRLLVSSVRGQTACHVAESPQEAAALLLDTCREDDLVLVKGSRGMKMETVIQMLYEK
- a CDS encoding UDP-N-acetylmuramoyl-L-alanyl-D-glutamate--2,6-diaminopimelate ligase; the protein is MRLADVLRNAGIEAITGSKNPGDTEITGITLNSQNVEPGSLFIAIRGKVTDGHNYVASAVEKGAVALLLEEISAEIPDLGVPFAKTSDSRAAASIVASNFHGHPSLAMKVVGVTGTNGKTTVSHMIEAGWKADGVNTGLLGTIENRYMGKTEPASLTTPDPIAFMSMLREMKDAGVTNVTVEVSSHALDLKRVDGCHFDAAIFTNLTQDHLDYHKTLEDYFRAKERLFSEILEKSAKKEVFSIINADDPFANRISASKKGLKITFSTEKKDSVVFAENFTLDSGGIKATLATPWGKVELDSKLMGKHNLYNMMAAAGTLLSLGSSPATTGRALSELRRIPGRLEKIESSLGIDVFVDYAHTPDALENVLACLKPFCAQRLITVVGCGGDRDRGKRPLMAAVGRRYSDMLIVTSDNPRTEDPERIIEDMTEGVEPQDPGVVVITEREEAIKNAVDKAVPGDTVLIAGKGHENYQIIGTEKIHFDDREIAEKYLEARERRGL